The Trichoderma breve strain T069 chromosome 2, whole genome shotgun sequence DNA segment ATGGCGTGATGGCGTAACGGGGGTAGTAGAGAACATAGTAAGCAGCAGGCATAGGCGAGTTATTGCTTGATGTTGAGCGTAGTAACAATAATCTATTCTATACTGTAGCTTGCCTGGATGTTCACCTAGAAAACGTAGAACAGGGCGTAGAACGTCCATATCAGACCCGGGCACTCTACATTGTTCTCCCGAATATCATACTACACAGCGCCGCGGCTCCCAACAAGATAGGGTGGCTTAGATGTGCGTCAATTATCGTGGCGTAGAGGTTCAGACTGTGAGTCTCGTGATTGCAACTATTGGATTAGTAGCTAAGACCAGTTGAAAGCGATACTGGCCGTCTTACGCCACGTCTGAAAAGGGATATTCAGGGTATTGATCCGCTCAAATGACCTCAAAACCTGTTATACCACGGCCCTGCCTAACCGCGGTTGTTGTGccaagttttttttatctccCTTGCTCCGAGGCTAATGCGACTGCGAGATGCAACCAGTGTTTAGAGTTGCGATGGTTCGCTGGGATCGGACAGAGGTTAGATTGCATCCGTGATGGCTTCAGCAAGACGCCTATATGGGCTACATAATATTGTATGGCAAAGATAGTATCGACTGCATTTAGGTTATCGCAGGTCCTACAACGGCTCCTCATGGCTATGGTGCCAAATATGATCGTCTGTACATCAATTACCTACCAATTCATCGACATGTTGCTCTGCCATTTACTCACTCTCAAGGTGCTCGTTGACGAATCTATGCCGTCATAGTGCATTGTGGAGAGGTCCCAATCAGATCTAGATCCAGGGCCTGAGCTAACTGCCCCAGTAAGCTCCATGTTCTCCGCATCGTTTACGGTGAATCGACCGGCTGCCTTGAGGGCCAAAACTCGATTCTCTTCAAAAGCCAAGATGCTGCGATCGCCAGAGGGCTTGTACATCTTGGTTTTTTGCGTCATTGCTCGCCCAGAGTGGGAATTGTGGAGTGCATGTGATTTAAGCTTTGTCCTGGGGCAGTCGAAATGACGTATGTGCCACCATTCTCATTGGCGGATGGTCCAACTTTGGCCCACTTACCACCGGATCCGCTGCCAATTGAGTGTCGATTGTGCCTGACAAGTGACGATCATGGCTTCTGGGAACTCGTTTTCATGACATGGAAATGTTCAGAATGAATCGGAATGCGGGTTTCATAGGGGATTACATGTTCCTGGAGGACTCCGCCATTGTTTATTTAAACCTCGTCGACATCCCGTCTCTGGATCAATTttagcatcatcatcacacaCTCAAACACAACTCAACTTCACTACTCTCAACTTTCAACTACACCACAACTTACAATCTCATTTCGAGACCAATCAACTCTTTTCACAATGGAGACTGTCAAGCAAGCCGTCAACTACGTCGCCGAGTCTGTCCAGGGCGCTACCTCTGGTATGAGCAAGGAGACCaacaaggagattgccaagaACGACAACGTCGACGTTAGCACTCGGTAAGCCG contains these protein-coding regions:
- a CDS encoding glucose-repressible protein grg1 domain-containing protein, which gives rise to METVKQAVNYVAESVQGATSGMSKETNKEIAKNDNVDVSTRLSAGKDAVGDKIDETAHNNKAEAHKQLAEHN